Below is a window of Fimbriimonadaceae bacterium DNA.
GCCTGTTTTGGCTGAGTGTTCAGGAGCAAACTCCCACATACGAGCGCAAGCAACTGCATAGGCCACCTCAGCGGATTCCGGTGTCTGCGTGGAGTTCGATCCGCGTCGTTTCTCCTGCCTTGATGACGACCTTGACCGGGTCATTCATTCGATTGGGAGCATTGGCGAGTTCCGCATGGGCCAGGTACTCCCCTGGGGCGAGTTTGGACCGGAAAAAGCCTTTGTGTTTCAGGGCAATTTTGGCGACGACCGTCTTGCCATCAGAACTGGTGACGATGACCTTGCACGCCTTTAGGAGCTCGGGTGGAATGGGCGGTTCCGGCTCTCCTACTTTTTGCACTGGCGTCAGCGGCCCGATGCTCACTTGACCAGCGATATCACCCGGGTCGGCAAACCCGGCTGAAGCGGCAATGAGGATCCCTAACAGCATGCTTTTCATTGTACAGGTCGGACGAATAATTATCCGAAGAGATTCACGAAAGCGTTTTTTGCGATTTGCCAACTTACTATGCCTTAGAATAGGGGGTCATGGGCTTCGTTGAGTCTTTAAAGCGTCGTGCAAAGCTGCTCCTGTATCGGCGACAGTTTGGTAATGATTGGGCGAAGGCTCTTGTCGAGAACAACATCTGGCCGCTAATGGGAGCCCGACTCGGCCCAAGCGGGCAGCTGATCGTTGACGGCTTAGGTGATCCCATTGCTAAGCCAAGCAACGGGGCGTTGATGCTGCTGCGCGTTCTGAGGGTCGCTCAGGCTTTGCACTTGCAGGTGGGTGCTCGATTTGAGATTAACGAGGAGTCTGTCCTGATTCGGATAGACGATCTCTCGATCTTGGCTTCGAGCAGCGATGATATAGCCGTCGTCGCTGAGGTTTTTGCCGAACAGATGTATCGGTTTGACATGCCGGGATCGAGGCTGATCCTTGATATCGGGGCAAACATCGGTGCAACGGGGCTCTTCTTTGCTAAGAGTTACGCTTGTGAAGTCTGGGCTTATGAGTTGGTGCCTTCGACTGCTGAACGAGCCAAGCAGAACTTTGCTTTGAATCCGGATCTCGCAAATCAGATCACACTACAGGCGTACGGACTATCCGATCGGGATCAGGAGTTGGAGATTTCCGTCGATCCAGATCACCGGCCGAGCAACTCCCTCTACCAACCCATAGTCGGTTCTGCAAAGGAGGTTGAGCGTGTGACCGTGCGTGATGCGACAGTGGTTTTGGGAGAGGCCCTGAAGGTCTTGGGGGAACGCAAGCTAGTCGTGAAACTGGATGCTGAAGGTGCCGAGTACGAGATTCTGGAGCGATTGCAATATTCGGGCTTGCTATCGCGAATTGATCTGCTGCTTTTGGAGTGGCATGAACGGGATGGTCAGAATCCCGACTCTATCCGGAGCCTGCTAAGAGAGGCCGGTTTCTGCTGGATGGAGCGTCTTCACCCGGATGCACCAGTAGGGTTCATCGGCGCTTACAAGTCACACCCGTAAGTTTGAACCTATAATGAATTTGGCGTTGACCTGACCGGGTTGTGCCGTGCAAGGACGAAGTGAGATGACTCTTGGGGCGAAACAATGAAGGCTGTTGTGATGGCGGGCGGTGAGGGTTCACGCTTGCGCCCGATGACGATTAATCGCCCGAAGCCGCTTGTCCCGGTTTGCAACCGTCCGATCATGGAGCACATCTGCCACTTGCTTAAGCAACATGGCATTAACGAGATCGTCGCCACGCTGCACTACATGGCCGACGAAATTCAGAACTACTTTGGTGACGGCTCGGAATTCGGTCTGAACATGACCTATTCCATCGAAGACACGCCTTTGGGCACCGCAGGATCGGTGAAGAAGGCTGAGAATCAACTTCGCGATGGAACGTTTGTGATTATCTCTGGCGATGCGCTGACGGATTGCAACCTTACCAAAGCGATTCAATATCACAAGGACAAGGGCAGCGCGGCGACCCTTGTGTTGAGCCGGGTGGCGAATCCGCTTGAGTTCGGTGTCGTGATCACGGATGAAGAAGGACGCGTCGAGCGATTTCTTGAGAAGCCGAGCTGGTCAGAGGTCTTCAGCGACACGGTAAACACAGGGATTTACATTCTGGAGCCCGAAGTTTTCGACAGGATGGAGCCTGGGATTCAGTACGACTGGAGCCAGGATATCTTCCCCGCGATGCTCCGGGAAGGAGCCCCCATTTATGGCTATGTCATGGAGCGTTACTGGACCGATGTAGGCTCGTTGACTCAATACAGAGAAGCTCAGGAGCACTTGCTGTCGGGCATGGTTGACCTTGAAATGCCGGGGACGCGGATCGCCGATGGTATTTGGGCAGGACCAAACTGCAACATTGACGAAGGGGCAGTGCTGGTGCCACCGGTTTGTTTAGGCCGTAATTGCAAGATCAAAGCCGGGGCTCGGATCGGGCCTTACACCGTGCTTGGCGATAACGCATTTGTGGATTCGGAGGCTGTCGTTGAGCGCAGTGTGCTTTGGGACAGCGCCTATATCGGGCCGAACGTTGGTGTGCATTCCGCGATTTGTGGGTCGCGCGTGACGATCAAGCGCGACTCTGTCGTGAACGAAGATGCGGTAGTGGGCGACCGGTGTTTGCTGGATGTCGGCTGCGTTATTCGACCGCGGATCAAGCTTTGGCCAGACAAGATGATCGAGCGCGGATCGACTGTCACGATGTCTTTGGTTTGGGGGAATAAGTGGCGGGGCAACTTGTTCCGCGATCTTGGCGTTGCTGGCCTTTCGAATATCGAAATCACGCCCGACTTCGCCACGAGATTGGGTGCGGCATTTGGATCGTGTCTCCCGGAGGGCTCGCGTGTGATTACAAGTCGGGACAGCACCCGGAGTTCGAGGATGATCAAACGGGCGATCATTGCATCGCTGCTTGGCGTAGGGAGCAACATTATCGACCTGCGCAGCATTGCGGCTCCGGTTGCGCGGCACTTTGTGAAGGCCAGTGGGGCGATGGGCGCTATCAACGTACGCAAACTCCCAGGAAACTCTCGAGTGACGCTTATCGAGTTTTTAGACAGTCGGGGCGCGTATTTGCCACGGAGTATGGAGCGCAAGGTCGAAACGACTTTTTCGCGTGAGGATTTCAAGCGCACCGATCCTGACGATCTGGGAGTGCTCGAATATGGGAGTCGCGCCTTAGAGGGGTACCAAGACGACTTCTTCAGGCTACTGAACGCGCCATCGGCAGCCAAACGTCTCCGGGTCGTATGCGACTATGGAAACTCGGCGCTCGTCTCGATCTTTCCGGCGATGCTTGCCAGACTTGGCATTCAGCCGATTGGCTTGAACAGCTTTAATGATGCAAAGTTAGCTCCGAGAACCACTGATGAGATTCGAGTACATGTCGAGAATTTGAAGAACATCGTCGATTCTCTGGGCTACGACATGGGCATTCTCTTTACCGACGAGGGTGAGCGCCTCACCGTTGTCGACGATCTCGGAAACGAGTTGCGGGGGAGCGAGCTTTTTGCTGTGATGTGCACACTCATCGCGCAGACGAATCCCGAGGCGACCATTGCTATGAGCGTTACTGGCCCGACCCGTATTGAAGAGTATTTGAAGAAGCGGGGGATCAAGGTCATGCGTACAAAAGCGGACGTTCGCTCGCTGCTGACCGGGGCTCTCGATGCGGGAGTTACGTTCGCGGGAGATGAACGTGGAGGTTTTCTGTTTCCGAATTTCCATCCGGGCTTTGACGCGATGTATAGCTTTGCGCAGATGGTGACGATGCTGCAGGTCACGGGGCTCAAGTTAAGTGAAGTGAAAGCGGAGATCCCCAAATTTGAGATGGTGTATGAGTCGGTTCCTTGTCCTTGGGAGATGAAAGGAGCAGTGATGCGGCACATTACGGAGGAGTCACGTAATGGTGTTGTGGAAACTCTTGATGGCATCAAGATTTTTGATGGGGACCGATGGGTTTTAGTTTTGCCTGATGCCGTTGAGCCCGTTTTCCATATTTATGCGGAGAGTGGCGAAGAGTCTGAAAGCCGAGAATTGGTCACCACTTACGCCAAGAAAATTGAAGAGTTGGGGAAAGAATAGCGGGCCAATTCGGACGACCCCTGGCAAAGCAGGGGACTTCCATTCGAAAAGGGATCGACCAATTGCTCCGATTAGATGCCTACGCGGTGCGTGGGGGCGATGACTTTCTCAAACGATTTGCGGAATGGGAATGCCTGCGCTTCGCTCAGTGTGTCTCCCATGAATCCCCAAGCAGCCGCTCCGTCGAGACTTTCGGGCTCCAGCATATTGAAGATGAGGACGCCGAGAGGCTGTGCTGTGCTGACGATGTAGTCACCTTTCTTGGCGGTGAACTTTGCAGACTCGAATGTGCCTTCAAGAGTGGTCAGTCGGACATTCTGGAATGCGCTGGGTGCGACAGCCTTGGTTCGGATGGTGAACTCTTCAACGCTTCCGGACCATTCAGATTCAAGCTGCTCGACAACGATGCCATGCTTGGTGAGAAGTTCGACCGTTTGCAGCTGATCGGCAGGA
It encodes the following:
- a CDS encoding NTP transferase domain-containing protein, whose translation is MKAVVMAGGEGSRLRPMTINRPKPLVPVCNRPIMEHICHLLKQHGINEIVATLHYMADEIQNYFGDGSEFGLNMTYSIEDTPLGTAGSVKKAENQLRDGTFVIISGDALTDCNLTKAIQYHKDKGSAATLVLSRVANPLEFGVVITDEEGRVERFLEKPSWSEVFSDTVNTGIYILEPEVFDRMEPGIQYDWSQDIFPAMLREGAPIYGYVMERYWTDVGSLTQYREAQEHLLSGMVDLEMPGTRIADGIWAGPNCNIDEGAVLVPPVCLGRNCKIKAGARIGPYTVLGDNAFVDSEAVVERSVLWDSAYIGPNVGVHSAICGSRVTIKRDSVVNEDAVVGDRCLLDVGCVIRPRIKLWPDKMIERGSTVTMSLVWGNKWRGNLFRDLGVAGLSNIEITPDFATRLGAAFGSCLPEGSRVITSRDSTRSSRMIKRAIIASLLGVGSNIIDLRSIAAPVARHFVKASGAMGAINVRKLPGNSRVTLIEFLDSRGAYLPRSMERKVETTFSREDFKRTDPDDLGVLEYGSRALEGYQDDFFRLLNAPSAAKRLRVVCDYGNSALVSIFPAMLARLGIQPIGLNSFNDAKLAPRTTDEIRVHVENLKNIVDSLGYDMGILFTDEGERLTVVDDLGNELRGSELFAVMCTLIAQTNPEATIAMSVTGPTRIEEYLKKRGIKVMRTKADVRSLLTGALDAGVTFAGDERGGFLFPNFHPGFDAMYSFAQMVTMLQVTGLKLSEVKAEIPKFEMVYESVPCPWEMKGAVMRHITEESRNGVVETLDGIKIFDGDRWVLVLPDAVEPVFHIYAESGEESESRELVTTYAKKIEELGKE
- a CDS encoding FkbM family methyltransferase yields the protein MGFVESLKRRAKLLLYRRQFGNDWAKALVENNIWPLMGARLGPSGQLIVDGLGDPIAKPSNGALMLLRVLRVAQALHLQVGARFEINEESVLIRIDDLSILASSSDDIAVVAEVFAEQMYRFDMPGSRLILDIGANIGATGLFFAKSYACEVWAYELVPSTAERAKQNFALNPDLANQITLQAYGLSDRDQELEISVDPDHRPSNSLYQPIVGSAKEVERVTVRDATVVLGEALKVLGERKLVVKLDAEGAEYEILERLQYSGLLSRIDLLLLEWHERDGQNPDSIRSLLREAGFCWMERLHPDAPVGFIGAYKSHP